A single genomic interval of Deltaproteobacteria bacterium harbors:
- a CDS encoding c-type cytochrome → MKNRVIILAFILTVLPGLALAAKGDVNRGKEIYDKRCWWCHGEEGMGDGPAAETLNPPPRDFTFGLYKFKTTPFDEMVPSDQDFYNMVKGEMAKNHIVGWTGMNDSSMPGWGDMLTDQEIWDVIAYIKTFAEFEDPEKPPVDVSGQIPSSPESIAKGEKIFKDLCAECHGEAGRGDATKKLKDDLGFRTWPRNLTKGWSFRVSNDPKDIFYRVTVGIPGTQMPSFADPASTKKLSEEDRWHVANYVASLDAPYKKPGDNTVIQGTLVEGPLPDDPNDPAWDQAQYVSFYMVPQIIAEERHFTPSLNSISAKALFNEKEIALLIEWDDRTRSLPGDAKAIEIADGDVFVDGVAVQFPVTVKSSEKPYFGMGDPSNPVNIWFWQSAAGEGESPTLKLLNGTGIDNLEERDPAEAGLTFKSAYDKGTWRVVMKRPLQTDDKEKDLQFTPGKYIPIAFAAWDGSNQEEGSKHVMTTWYWLLLKPTVGAELYLWPAIIALVVLGVEVAWLWSARKNR, encoded by the coding sequence ATGAAGAATAGAGTCATCATACTCGCCTTTATACTGACGGTGCTTCCCGGGCTGGCTCTGGCGGCCAAGGGCGACGTAAACAGGGGCAAGGAGATATACGACAAGCGTTGCTGGTGGTGCCACGGCGAGGAAGGCATGGGCGACGGTCCGGCGGCCGAGACGCTCAACCCCCCGCCGCGGGACTTCACCTTCGGCCTCTACAAGTTCAAGACCACGCCCTTCGACGAGATGGTCCCCAGCGACCAGGACTTCTACAACATGGTCAAGGGCGAGATGGCAAAGAACCATATCGTCGGCTGGACGGGCATGAACGACTCCTCCATGCCCGGCTGGGGCGACATGCTCACCGACCAGGAGATATGGGACGTCATCGCCTATATCAAGACCTTCGCCGAGTTCGAGGACCCGGAGAAGCCGCCGGTCGACGTGAGCGGCCAGATACCGAGCTCGCCGGAGTCCATAGCAAAGGGAGAGAAGATATTCAAGGACCTCTGCGCCGAGTGCCACGGCGAGGCCGGCCGCGGCGACGCCACCAAGAAACTCAAGGACGACCTCGGTTTCCGCACCTGGCCCCGAAACCTCACCAAGGGCTGGTCCTTCAGGGTCAGCAACGACCCCAAGGACATATTCTACCGCGTGACCGTAGGCATCCCCGGCACCCAGATGCCAAGCTTCGCCGACCCGGCGAGCACCAAGAAGCTCTCCGAGGAGGACCGCTGGCACGTGGCCAACTATGTGGCCTCGCTCGACGCCCCCTACAAGAAGCCCGGCGACAACACGGTCATCCAGGGCACGCTCGTAGAGGGGCCCCTGCCCGATGACCCCAACGACCCGGCATGGGACCAGGCCCAGTACGTGAGCTTCTACATGGTCCCCCAGATAATCGCCGAGGAGAGACACTTCACGCCGTCGCTCAACTCCATCTCGGCCAAGGCGCTCTTCAACGAGAAGGAGATTGCGCTGCTCATCGAGTGGGACGACAGGACCAGGAGCCTGCCCGGCGACGCCAAGGCCATTGAGATAGCCGACGGCGACGTCTTCGTCGACGGCGTGGCCGTGCAGTTCCCCGTCACCGTAAAGAGCAGCGAGAAGCCCTACTTCGGCATGGGAGACCCTTCCAACCCGGTCAACATCTGGTTCTGGCAGAGCGCCGCCGGCGAGGGAGAGTCTCCGACGCTGAAGCTCCTCAACGGAACGGGCATAGACAACCTCGAGGAACGCGACCCCGCAGAGGCGGGCCTCACCTTCAAGAGCGCCTACGACAAGGGCACGTGGCGGGTCGTGATGAAACGGCCGCTACAGACCGACGACAAGGAGAAAGATCTTCAGTTCACGCCGGGCAAGTACATCCCCATCGCCTTCGCCGCATGGGACGGCTCCAACCAGGAAGAGGGCTCCAAACACGTCATGACCACCTGGTACTGGCTCCTCCTCAAGCCCACGGTGGGGGCCGAACTCTACCTCTGGCCGGCCATCATCGCGCTGGTGGTCCTCGGTGTCGAGGTGGCCTGGCTCTGGAGCGCAAGGAAGAATAGGTGA
- a CDS encoding HD domain-containing protein — protein MTERGIRESVLRSLNAALISRKLYPPGHPSTTAPAVKAHDQLKALLESSGTVTVGFVDDTLVFDDTPMVDAEQSFPDLVGLLRERRIATIRFKKGLEAAELRGFVEKVTAAQAPEGEELAHALRAAGIAHVEVKGEEETGSLLRVYNEAIELVRDVMAQVRLGRIPESAPVKALADEMARAVFSDHSAMLGLAMIKNYDDYLYNHSVNVSIVALSLANYMDLADDEVHMVGVGSLLHDIGKTGVAEEIIKKAGNLSSEEWELVKQHPVLGSRITEQMENVDETVARIIYEHHINHDRSGYPAARGTVHPLSMFASIADVYDALTTLRVYQRPYTPHEAVKIMKGLAGRKFEPAKLRAFLDLIGIYPVGTMVRISTGEVAVVTAVSHLASEAPSVKVIYDREGKELERPAQMELRPRNEGGPYVVCAVEPISRNIDIGAFFEKESGEDDAGEPR, from the coding sequence ATGACGGAGCGCGGAATAAGAGAGTCGGTCCTGAGAAGCCTCAACGCGGCGCTCATAAGCCGCAAGCTATACCCCCCGGGACACCCTTCCACCACGGCCCCGGCCGTCAAGGCCCACGACCAGCTCAAGGCGCTGCTCGAAAGCTCCGGCACCGTGACAGTCGGCTTCGTCGACGACACGCTCGTCTTCGACGACACGCCCATGGTCGACGCCGAGCAGTCCTTCCCGGACCTCGTCGGGCTGCTGAGGGAGCGGCGCATCGCGACGATCCGTTTCAAGAAGGGTCTGGAAGCGGCCGAGCTCCGGGGCTTCGTCGAGAAGGTCACCGCCGCGCAGGCGCCGGAGGGGGAGGAACTCGCCCACGCCCTCCGCGCAGCGGGGATCGCGCACGTAGAGGTCAAGGGCGAAGAGGAGACGGGCAGCCTGCTCAGGGTCTACAACGAAGCCATCGAGCTCGTCAGGGACGTGATGGCCCAGGTGCGGCTTGGCCGCATCCCGGAATCGGCCCCCGTAAAGGCCCTGGCCGACGAGATGGCGCGGGCCGTCTTCTCCGACCACAGCGCCATGCTCGGCCTGGCCATGATAAAGAACTACGACGATTACCTCTACAACCACTCGGTAAACGTCTCAATCGTGGCCCTCTCCCTCGCCAACTACATGGACCTGGCCGACGACGAGGTCCACATGGTCGGCGTGGGCTCCCTGCTCCACGACATAGGCAAGACCGGCGTGGCCGAGGAGATCATAAAGAAGGCCGGCAACCTGAGCAGCGAGGAGTGGGAACTCGTAAAACAGCATCCCGTTCTGGGCTCGCGCATAACCGAACAGATGGAGAACGTGGACGAGACGGTGGCGAGGATAATCTACGAGCACCACATAAACCACGACCGCTCCGGCTACCCGGCGGCCCGCGGGACCGTGCACCCGCTGAGCATGTTCGCCTCCATCGCCGACGTCTACGACGCCCTCACCACGCTTCGCGTCTACCAGCGGCCATACACGCCCCACGAGGCCGTGAAGATAATGAAGGGCCTGGCGGGCAGGAAGTTCGAACCCGCCAAGCTGCGCGCCTTCCTCGACCTCATCGGCATATATCCGGTGGGCACCATGGTGAGGATATCGACGGGAGAGGTGGCCGTGGTCACGGCCGTAAGCCACCTGGCGAGCGAGGCGCCGTCGGTGAAGGTCATCTACGACAGGGAGGGAAAAGAGCTGGAGAGGCCGGCGCAGATGGAGCTGCGTCCGCGAAACGAGGGCGGGCCCTACGTGGTCTGCGCCGTCGAACCCATCTCGCGCAACATCGACATAGGCGCCTTCTTCGAGAAGGAAAGCGGCGAAGACGACGCGGGAGAGCCACGCTGA
- a CDS encoding cytochrome c encodes MKIPKLLQFVIYVLIAYGIFQAPYYLMGKPIPSSLILMYMFFAVITILLAMTATEESTRELFGPIKALVEDPDKWLIRNVVFIIVPLVAAYITYNQVKPTYQAPVELRSTHPAPPSSMKAYGKSYNLAKLENPLRKVEKEDPERFKELVREGGEIYFKNCYFCHGDKLGGKGHYAQGFNPLPLPFQGKDTIAQLQESFVFWRIATGGPGLPKESTPWMSSMPIWQDFLSEEEIWKAILFIYDYTGNVPRAWE; translated from the coding sequence ATGAAAATACCGAAACTGCTCCAGTTCGTAATATACGTCCTGATCGCATACGGGATCTTCCAGGCGCCTTACTACCTGATGGGCAAACCCATCCCGTCGAGCCTCATACTCATGTACATGTTCTTCGCGGTGATCACCATCCTCCTGGCCATGACGGCCACCGAGGAGAGCACCCGCGAGCTCTTCGGCCCCATAAAGGCGCTCGTCGAGGACCCCGACAAGTGGCTCATTCGCAACGTGGTCTTCATCATAGTGCCGCTCGTGGCCGCCTACATCACCTACAACCAGGTCAAGCCCACCTACCAGGCGCCGGTGGAGCTGCGCTCCACCCATCCGGCGCCGCCGTCGTCGATGAAGGCCTACGGCAAGTCCTACAACCTCGCCAAGCTCGAGAACCCGCTGCGCAAGGTCGAGAAGGAAGACCCCGAGCGCTTCAAGGAGCTCGTGCGCGAGGGCGGCGAGATCTACTTCAAGAACTGCTACTTCTGCCACGGCGACAAGCTCGGCGGCAAGGGCCACTACGCACAGGGCTTCAATCCCCTGCCGCTCCCCTTCCAGGGCAAGGACACCATAGCCCAGCTCCAGGAGTCCTTCGTCTTCTGGAGGATAGCCACCGGAGGTCCCGGGCTGCCCAAGGAGTCGACCCCCTGGATGTCTTCCATGCCCATATGGCAGGACTTCCTCAGCGAGGAAGAGATATGGAAGGCCATTCTTTTCATATACGACTACACCGGCAACGTGCCGAGGGCCTGGGAGTGA
- the proC gene encoding pyrroline-5-carboxylate reductase, translated as MLTDRKIGFIGVGNMGEALVKGLVASGRVEPSQVYVCDSSARRARDVAGRYGVGLCATNAELASLSDMVIVAVKPGDVDSALAEAAPGLGEGKLVVSAAAGVTTAAISRRVGPDVPVVRAMPNTAALVMEGAIGLYASEKVTGGQVGLVRALFEAVGKVVVVETEQLLDAVTGLAGSGPAYILLFLEALVDAGVLVGLGRDKARTLVLQTALGTARLAMEGERDLAELRHMVTSPGGTTASALFKLEEGGVRASVKRAVEAAVRRAGELSKTKP; from the coding sequence ATGCTCACGGACAGGAAGATAGGTTTCATCGGCGTCGGCAACATGGGCGAGGCGCTGGTCAAGGGGCTTGTCGCCTCGGGCAGGGTCGAGCCCTCGCAGGTGTACGTGTGCGACAGCTCGGCGCGGCGTGCAAGGGATGTGGCCGGGCGCTACGGCGTGGGGCTCTGCGCCACCAACGCCGAGCTCGCCTCTCTATCGGACATGGTCATCGTCGCCGTGAAGCCCGGCGACGTGGACTCGGCCCTCGCCGAGGCCGCCCCGGGGCTCGGCGAGGGCAAGCTCGTAGTGTCGGCGGCGGCCGGCGTTACGACGGCCGCCATCAGCAGGCGCGTGGGACCGGACGTGCCCGTCGTGCGCGCCATGCCCAACACGGCGGCGCTGGTCATGGAGGGGGCCATAGGGCTCTATGCCTCGGAGAAGGTGACGGGCGGACAGGTGGGGCTTGTGAGGGCGCTCTTCGAGGCCGTGGGAAAGGTGGTGGTCGTCGAGACCGAGCAGCTTCTCGACGCCGTCACGGGCCTTGCCGGAAGCGGGCCGGCCTACATACTCCTCTTCCTCGAGGCCCTCGTCGACGCCGGCGTGCTCGTGGGGCTGGGCAGGGACAAGGCGAGGACCCTCGTGCTCCAGACCGCGCTCGGCACGGCAAGGCTCGCCATGGAGGGGGAGCGGGACCTGGCCGAGCTGCGCCACATGGTGACATCGCCGGGGGGCACGACGGCGAGCGCCCTCTTCAAGCTCGAGGAGGGGGGGGTGAGGGCGTCGGTGAAGCGGGCGGTGGAGGCCGCCGTAAGGCGGGCCGGAGAGCTCTCGAAGACGAAGCCCTGA
- a CDS encoding c-type cytochrome, translating into MKNFLQVIIFSVVVIWFYTIFADKYIPPINPAPPPKEEVLDLGAMTMDQFIALGEKVYHGKGTCELCHNPVGGRAPLLDQVAVVAAERLADERYKGEATNAEEYIYESMVNPSAYVVAGFGVTGTNDTESPMPDVSTGAIGLNEAELRAVIAYLQDMAGQEVTVKIPEGTPEEGGGEEEAAAAPAATGEEAVAKYGCNACHKIGGKGGEIGPDLSSIGAERDESYIRRAIIDPNADVAEGYPAGMMPDTYKDQMTAGELELVVQLLAQSK; encoded by the coding sequence ATGAAGAACTTCCTTCAGGTAATAATCTTCAGTGTCGTCGTAATCTGGTTTTACACGATATTCGCCGACAAGTACATTCCGCCCATAAACCCCGCGCCGCCGCCCAAGGAGGAGGTCCTCGACCTCGGGGCCATGACCATGGACCAGTTCATAGCCCTGGGCGAGAAGGTATACCACGGCAAGGGCACCTGCGAGCTCTGCCACAACCCCGTGGGCGGGAGGGCCCCGCTCCTGGATCAGGTGGCGGTGGTGGCGGCCGAGAGGCTCGCCGACGAGCGCTACAAGGGCGAGGCCACCAACGCCGAAGAGTACATCTACGAATCCATGGTCAACCCCTCGGCCTACGTGGTGGCCGGCTTCGGCGTCACCGGCACCAACGACACGGAGAGCCCCATGCCCGACGTCTCCACCGGGGCCATCGGGCTCAACGAGGCCGAGCTGCGGGCCGTCATAGCCTACCTCCAGGACATGGCGGGCCAGGAGGTGACCGTCAAGATACCGGAGGGGACACCCGAAGAAGGCGGCGGCGAGGAAGAGGCCGCTGCGGCGCCGGCCGCCACCGGCGAGGAGGCCGTGGCCAAGTACGGCTGCAACGCCTGCCACAAGATAGGGGGCAAGGGCGGGGAGATAGGACCCGACCTCAGCTCCATAGGCGCCGAGAGGGACGAGTCCTACATCAGGCGGGCCATCATCGACCCCAACGCCGATGTGGCCGAAGGCTACCCTGCGGGCATGATGCCCGACACCTACAAGGATCAGATGACGGCAGGAGAGCTCGAACTCGTCGTGCAGCTCCTGGCGCAATCAAAGTAG
- the ald gene encoding alanine dehydrogenase, which yields MIIGVPKEVMDNEYRVAVVPSGVKALVDAGARVLVQRGAGEGSALADDLYAGAGAELTGDASEVYGRADLVCKVKEPQPSEYGMLRPGLVLFGFLHLAAKRRLVEELVERGVTAVAYETIEEPGRGLPVLKPMSEVAGRLAVQIGAHYLTRPRGGRGVLLGGVPGVERGEITVIGAGTVGVNALRVAAALGADVTVLDVDVEKFRRIEEVFGARVKTLVSNAYNIERAVRGCDLLIGAVHRAGARTPVLVKRELVSQMRKGAVVVDVAVDQGGCVETIRPTTHSEPVYEEEGVLHYGVANIPGAVPRTSTFALTNATLPYLLDFAARGAVGALNANPALASGVNVHDGRVTHRGVADSLRLDFSPFGKKTDRSAGVSSTAQKKP from the coding sequence GTGATAATCGGAGTGCCCAAAGAGGTGATGGACAACGAGTACCGCGTGGCGGTCGTGCCCTCGGGCGTGAAGGCGCTCGTCGACGCCGGTGCGCGGGTTCTGGTCCAGCGCGGAGCCGGAGAGGGCAGCGCCCTGGCCGACGACCTCTACGCCGGGGCCGGGGCCGAGCTCACCGGCGACGCCTCCGAGGTCTACGGCAGGGCCGATCTCGTCTGCAAGGTCAAGGAGCCCCAGCCTTCGGAGTACGGGATGCTTCGTCCGGGCCTGGTGCTCTTCGGGTTCCTCCACCTGGCGGCCAAGAGAAGGCTCGTGGAGGAGCTCGTCGAGCGCGGCGTCACGGCCGTGGCCTACGAGACCATCGAGGAGCCGGGGCGGGGGCTGCCCGTGCTCAAGCCCATGAGCGAGGTGGCGGGCAGGCTCGCCGTCCAGATAGGGGCCCACTACCTCACCAGGCCCCGGGGCGGGCGCGGTGTGCTGCTCGGCGGAGTGCCCGGCGTCGAGCGCGGAGAGATAACCGTCATAGGGGCCGGCACGGTGGGCGTGAACGCCCTGAGGGTCGCCGCCGCCCTGGGCGCCGACGTGACGGTCCTCGACGTGGACGTGGAGAAGTTCCGCCGCATAGAAGAGGTCTTCGGCGCGAGGGTCAAAACCCTCGTCTCCAACGCCTACAACATCGAACGGGCCGTCAGGGGCTGCGACCTTCTCATCGGAGCGGTCCACCGCGCCGGAGCGAGAACGCCCGTGCTCGTCAAGAGGGAGCTGGTCTCGCAGATGAGAAAGGGGGCCGTCGTCGTCGACGTGGCCGTGGACCAGGGCGGCTGTGTCGAGACCATACGGCCCACCACCCACTCGGAGCCCGTCTACGAAGAGGAGGGCGTGCTCCATTACGGCGTGGCCAACATACCGGGCGCCGTGCCGCGCACATCGACCTTCGCCCTCACCAACGCAACACTCCCCTACCTCCTCGACTTCGCCGCCAGGGGAGCCGTCGGGGCCCTGAACGCAAACCCCGCCCTCGCCTCGGGCGTGAACGTCCACGACGGGCGCGTGACCCACCGCGGCGTGGCCGACTCCCTGAGACTCGACTTCTCCCCCTTCGGAAAAAAAACCGACCGTTCGGCCGGCGTTTCGTCGACGGCGCAAAAAAAGCCTTGA
- a CDS encoding YggT family protein: MFVLANLLEALAVVLSYGLTIYMWIIIIRALLSWVNPDPYNPIVRFLYQATEPVLYEVRRRLPFMGGLDISPIVVLLAIFFLQSFLVRTLHDIAVTLR; the protein is encoded by the coding sequence ATGTTCGTACTGGCGAATCTGCTCGAGGCGCTGGCCGTGGTCCTCTCCTACGGCCTCACCATCTATATGTGGATAATAATCATAAGGGCGCTGCTCTCGTGGGTCAATCCCGACCCCTACAACCCGATAGTCAGGTTCCTTTACCAGGCCACCGAGCCCGTGCTCTACGAGGTGCGCCGCAGGCTGCCCTTCATGGGCGGGCTCGACATCTCGCCCATCGTCGTGCTTCTGGCCATCTTTTTTCTCCAGTCCTTCCTCGTAAGGACGCTCCACGACATCGCCGTCACCCTGCGCTGA
- a CDS encoding DivIVA domain-containing protein — protein sequence MKRTPIEIREMQLKKRLLGYDVHEVEALREFAAEALEDAFARISELDEQLRATAARLSEHEKRESVLRDAVTTAQKMADDLREAARKEASLIVSEARGKAEELTARAHDRAMRIQDEISRLDRRRRELCAALRSTLDYYRRLIDEEAPAERDDAGQFELRFLSGK from the coding sequence ATGAAGAGAACCCCCATAGAGATAAGGGAGATGCAGCTCAAGAAGAGGCTCCTGGGCTACGACGTCCACGAGGTCGAGGCGCTGCGCGAGTTCGCCGCCGAGGCCCTGGAGGACGCCTTTGCGAGGATCTCGGAGCTCGACGAGCAGTTGCGCGCCACGGCCGCCAGACTGAGCGAGCATGAAAAGCGGGAGTCCGTGCTCCGTGACGCCGTGACGACGGCCCAGAAGATGGCCGACGACCTGAGGGAGGCGGCCCGCAAGGAGGCCTCCCTCATCGTCTCCGAGGCCCGCGGAAAGGCCGAGGAGCTCACGGCGAGGGCCCACGACCGGGCCATGCGGATCCAGGACGAGATATCGCGTCTCGACAGGCGCCGCAGAGAGCTCTGCGCCGCCCTGCGCTCCACGCTGGATTACTACCGCAGGCTCATCGACGAGGAAGCGCCGGCCGAAAGGGACGACGCCGGCCAGTTCGAGCTCCGTTTCCTCTCCGGCAAGTGA
- a CDS encoding cold-shock protein, translating to MPTGRVKWFNESKGYGFIEQDGGDDVFVHYSAIQSEGFKTLSEGQLVEFDITQDVKGAKAVNVVAR from the coding sequence ATGCCGACAGGTAGGGTAAAATGGTTCAACGAGTCCAAGGGCTACGGTTTCATCGAGCAGGACGGCGGCGACGACGTCTTCGTCCACTACTCGGCGATCCAGAGCGAAGGCTTCAAGACCCTGAGCGAAGGTCAGCTCGTCGAGTTCGACATCACTCAGGATGTGAAGGGCGCCAAGGCTGTAAACGTAGTGGCCAGGTGA
- a CDS encoding DUF167 domain-containing protein produces MAAVLRDADGGVVVTVRVRPRSSRDSVDGASDGALRVRIAAAPVDGGANRRLVDFIASVLGVRRSQVELAGGPRSRTKRLYVRGLTAGEAARRLGLERGGGSREGGGS; encoded by the coding sequence ATGGCCGCCGTGCTCCGGGACGCCGACGGCGGCGTGGTCGTAACGGTGCGGGTCCGGCCGCGCTCAAGCCGCGACAGCGTCGACGGCGCCAGCGACGGCGCGCTGAGGGTGCGTATCGCCGCGGCGCCCGTGGACGGCGGGGCCAACCGCCGCCTCGTCGACTTCATCGCCTCGGTCCTGGGGGTGAGGCGCTCGCAGGTGGAGCTTGCCGGGGGACCCAGGTCGCGGACAAAGCGGCTTTACGTAAGGGGACTCACGGCCGGTGAGGCGGCGCGCAGGCTCGGCCTTGAGCGTGGAGGCGGAAGCCGCGAGGGAGGCGGCTCGTGA